The following proteins are encoded in a genomic region of Herminiimonas arsenicoxydans:
- a CDS encoding Hypothetical protein (Evidence 5 : No homology to any previously reported sequences) produces MSLHTAGSFIANLISPLANWISEKIAGRLGESNSALRKAVIHSLAFILLLIPVTLLAVAMVGMAIFSFQMLSASF; encoded by the coding sequence ATGTCACTGCACACCGCAGGCAGCTTTATTGCAAATCTGATTAGTCCGCTGGCGAACTGGATCTCCGAAAAAATCGCCGGTCGCTTGGGCGAAAGTAATTCGGCATTACGAAAAGCAGTCATTCACAGCCTGGCTTTCATCCTGCTCTTGATCCCCGTTACGCTGCTCGCAGTCGCAATGGTGGGCATGGCTATTTTCAGCTTCCAAATGCTGAGCGCCTCCTTCTGA
- the mdoH gene encoding Glucans biosynthesis glucosyltransferase H (Evidence 2a : Function of homologous gene experimentally demonstrated in an other organism; PubMedId : 92048494, 12798996, 15175282; Product type e : enzyme), with protein MELHLAGGLMDAPLIPLPCRHYLDRLSLPPAVRDGIEVQLAEKPALSTHDAMTRLHHILAQNNADAGNPAYGSVAARVQLALGQAALCCGHDDADRGKDPAQLCVAPPVHRASMVPHPWGTLNPVKRWFQTLFGRAQAADATAAAAPPAEDNTVSGGMRRLVLLLLMLGQTALATYYMSRVLPYQGKEWLEIAMLALFALLFCWVSAGFWTAMTGFILLARGKDPYLISKTAVADGAIAADARTAIVMPICNEDVARVFAGLRATYESVQKTGQLARFDFFILSDSGNSDICAAEVAAWAALCKAVDGFGRIYYRRRQRRVRRKSGNIDDFCRRWGNNYRYMVVLDADSVMSGACLSKLVQSMEANPDAGIIQTAPRAAGRDTLYARIQQFSTRVYGPLFTAGLHYWQLGESHYWGHNAIIRLKPFIEHCALALLPGKGPFAGEILSHDFIEAALMRRAGWKVWIAYDLDGSYEEMPPNLLDELKRDRRWCQGNLMNFRLFLSRGMHSVHRAVFVTGVMAYLSAPLWFLFLILSTGLLAQHTLTDPTYFTEPWQLFPNWPQWHPEKALALFSATATLLFLPKILSAVLICIQGAKQFGGRMRLLFSVLIEMFFSMLLAPVRMLFHTHFVIAAFMGWALRWKSPPREDAETSPGEAFRHHGLHTLLGLAWGAAVFWLNPTFLPWLLPIVGSLAVAIPISIYSSKVSNGLRFRKQNLFLIPEEAEPPVELLATVAHVKATPPAPDFIAAVVEPRFNGVMCASSKLHQRRSPAAQKISADMVRTALLGGPSALADAQKNSLLSDPLHLSQLHLAVWTSDQAHADWAARLRPKSPAPAHKAIAHALRHAA; from the coding sequence GTGGAGTTACATCTTGCCGGCGGATTAATGGACGCGCCGCTTATTCCCTTGCCGTGCCGGCATTATCTGGATCGCCTGTCGCTGCCGCCGGCGGTACGTGACGGCATCGAAGTGCAACTGGCAGAGAAGCCTGCGTTATCGACGCATGACGCAATGACGCGGCTGCATCACATCCTGGCGCAGAATAATGCCGATGCCGGCAATCCGGCCTATGGTTCGGTCGCGGCACGCGTACAACTGGCGCTTGGGCAGGCGGCGCTGTGCTGCGGACATGACGATGCGGATCGGGGAAAAGACCCTGCGCAGTTGTGCGTGGCGCCGCCTGTCCATCGTGCCTCCATGGTGCCGCATCCGTGGGGCACACTGAATCCCGTCAAGCGCTGGTTCCAGACACTGTTCGGACGTGCGCAAGCCGCGGATGCAACTGCTGCGGCTGCCCCGCCGGCAGAAGACAATACCGTAAGCGGCGGCATGCGGCGTCTGGTGCTGCTGTTGCTGATGCTGGGGCAAACCGCGCTCGCCACGTATTACATGAGCCGCGTGCTGCCTTATCAGGGCAAGGAATGGCTGGAGATCGCGATGCTGGCGCTGTTCGCCTTGCTGTTCTGCTGGGTCTCGGCCGGCTTCTGGACGGCGATGACCGGCTTCATCCTGCTGGCGCGCGGCAAGGATCCATATCTGATTTCAAAAACTGCCGTCGCCGACGGCGCGATCGCAGCCGATGCCCGAACTGCCATCGTGATGCCCATCTGTAATGAAGATGTGGCGCGCGTGTTCGCCGGTTTGCGCGCGACCTACGAATCGGTGCAGAAAACCGGCCAGCTCGCTCGTTTCGATTTTTTCATTTTGAGCGACAGCGGCAACAGCGATATCTGTGCGGCGGAAGTGGCGGCGTGGGCGGCACTCTGCAAGGCAGTGGACGGTTTCGGCCGCATCTACTATCGCCGCCGGCAGCGTCGCGTGCGGCGCAAGAGCGGCAATATCGATGATTTTTGCCGTCGCTGGGGCAACAACTATCGCTACATGGTCGTGCTGGATGCAGATAGCGTGATGAGCGGCGCCTGCCTGAGCAAGCTGGTGCAATCGATGGAAGCCAATCCTGACGCCGGCATTATCCAGACCGCGCCGCGTGCGGCCGGTCGCGATACCTTGTATGCGCGCATCCAGCAATTCTCCACCCGCGTGTACGGACCTTTGTTTACCGCCGGCCTGCATTACTGGCAGCTCGGCGAATCGCATTACTGGGGGCATAACGCGATCATCCGCCTGAAGCCCTTCATCGAACACTGCGCACTCGCGTTGCTGCCGGGCAAAGGCCCGTTCGCCGGTGAAATTCTTTCTCACGATTTCATCGAAGCGGCCTTGATGCGGCGCGCCGGCTGGAAAGTCTGGATCGCCTACGACCTGGATGGCAGTTACGAAGAGATGCCGCCGAATCTGCTGGATGAATTGAAACGCGACCGCCGCTGGTGCCAGGGCAACCTGATGAACTTCCGCCTGTTCCTGTCGCGCGGCATGCATTCGGTGCATCGCGCCGTATTCGTCACCGGCGTGATGGCTTACCTGTCGGCGCCGCTGTGGTTCCTGTTCCTGATACTATCCACCGGCCTGCTGGCGCAGCATACGCTGACCGATCCGACATACTTCACCGAGCCGTGGCAGCTGTTTCCCAACTGGCCGCAATGGCATCCGGAAAAAGCCCTGGCGCTGTTCAGCGCCACCGCCACGCTGTTGTTCCTACCGAAAATACTGAGCGCCGTGCTGATTTGCATACAGGGTGCCAAGCAGTTCGGCGGCCGCATGCGTTTGCTGTTCAGCGTCCTGATCGAAATGTTTTTCTCGATGCTGCTGGCGCCGGTGCGCATGCTGTTCCACACCCATTTCGTGATCGCTGCCTTCATGGGTTGGGCCTTGCGCTGGAAATCGCCGCCGCGCGAAGATGCAGAAACCAGTCCGGGCGAAGCGTTTCGCCATCATGGCTTGCATACCTTGCTGGGTCTGGCTTGGGGCGCTGCCGTGTTCTGGCTGAACCCGACTTTCCTGCCGTGGTTGCTGCCTATTGTCGGTTCGCTGGCGGTGGCGATCCCGATCTCGATTTATTCCAGCAAGGTGTCTAACGGTTTGCGTTTCCGCAAGCAGAATTTGTTTTTGATTCCGGAAGAAGCAGAACCGCCGGTGGAGTTGCTGGCGACGGTTGCGCATGTGAAAGCGACACCGCCCGCACCGGACTTCATCGCTGCAGTTGTCGAGCCGCGTTTCAATGGGGTGATGTGTGCGAGCAGCAAATTGCATCAGCGACGCTCGCCGGCTGCGCAAAAAATCAGCGCCGATATGGTACGTACTGCTTTGCTGGGTGGGCCGTCTGCACTGGCGGATGCGCAAAAGAATAGTCTGCTGAGCGATCCGCTGCATCTATCGCAACTGCATCTGGCGGTGTGGACTTCAGATCAGGCGCATGCGGACTGGGCGGCGAGATTGCGGCCGAAATCCCCTGCGCCGGCACATAAAGCCATTGCGCATGCTCTGCGGCATGCGGCGTAA
- the mdoG gene encoding Glucans biosynthesis protein G precursor (Evidence 2a : Function of homologous gene experimentally demonstrated in an other organism; PubMedId : 15175282, 92048494, 7934824, 9298646; Product type e : enzyme) produces MLQNFFISTRAQSGMLLLALSFIPCVPALAFDFNDVAKRAKQLAATSYKEPQKNISKGLENLDYDQYRDIRYKRESAYWRSAKLPFELTFFHQGRQFESAVKINEVTGNRARPIPFDARAFDYGANKLSAQDLKHAGFSGFRVHYALNKPTYKDELVVFLGASYLRAVGKQQIYGLSARGLAVDTALNSGEEFPRFVEFWIERPAANSKQLTIYALLDSRRVSGAYRFIVKPGEQTITEVKSQLYLRENVSKLGIAPLTSMYFFGENQRAAVEDYRPEVHDSDGLSIQSGTGEWIWRPLVNPKRLLVTSYTLSNPAGFGLMQRDEKQANYEDLEARYEARPSAWVEPMGKWGAGRVELVQIPTPNEFNDNIVSYWVPDQLPKPGQPINFDYRMSWHKGAQKVPPLSWVTQTRRGHGYLRKPDDSIALFVDFEGPIFKKLPKDAKIDVRVSADSNGEILESHVVQNPATGGWRAALRIRRVDDKKPVELRGFLHTVNTTLSETWSYILPAD; encoded by the coding sequence ATGTTGCAGAATTTTTTTATAAGCACGCGGGCGCAGTCAGGCATGTTGCTGCTGGCCCTTTCCTTTATCCCCTGTGTACCGGCGCTGGCCTTCGACTTTAACGATGTCGCAAAGAGGGCGAAGCAACTGGCGGCCACCTCCTACAAGGAGCCGCAAAAGAACATTTCCAAAGGTCTGGAGAATCTGGACTACGATCAATATCGCGACATCCGTTACAAGCGCGAAAGCGCTTACTGGCGTAGCGCCAAATTACCGTTCGAGCTGACTTTCTTCCATCAGGGGCGGCAATTTGAAAGCGCGGTCAAGATCAATGAAGTCACCGGCAATCGTGCGCGGCCGATTCCTTTCGATGCGCGCGCCTTCGATTACGGTGCCAACAAATTAAGCGCGCAGGATTTGAAGCACGCGGGCTTTTCCGGTTTTCGCGTGCATTACGCGCTCAACAAACCGACCTACAAGGATGAGCTGGTGGTCTTTCTCGGCGCCAGTTATCTGCGCGCAGTCGGCAAGCAGCAGATCTACGGCTTGTCCGCGCGCGGACTGGCGGTGGATACGGCGCTGAACTCGGGCGAGGAATTTCCGCGTTTTGTGGAATTCTGGATCGAGCGGCCTGCCGCCAACAGCAAGCAGCTGACGATCTATGCCCTGCTGGATTCCCGACGCGTGTCCGGCGCCTATCGTTTTATCGTCAAGCCCGGCGAGCAAACGATAACCGAAGTCAAATCGCAGTTGTACCTGCGTGAAAACGTCAGCAAGCTCGGCATCGCTCCCTTGACCAGCATGTATTTCTTCGGTGAAAACCAGCGCGCAGCAGTGGAAGACTATCGTCCTGAAGTACATGACTCGGACGGCTTGTCGATTCAATCCGGCACCGGCGAATGGATCTGGCGGCCGCTGGTCAATCCCAAGCGGTTGCTGGTGACTTCCTACACCTTGAGCAATCCAGCCGGCTTCGGCTTGATGCAGCGCGATGAAAAGCAGGCTAATTATGAAGACCTGGAAGCGCGTTACGAAGCGCGTCCCAGCGCATGGGTGGAGCCGATGGGGAAATGGGGTGCCGGCCGCGTGGAGCTGGTGCAGATACCGACGCCCAATGAATTCAACGACAACATCGTTTCCTACTGGGTGCCGGATCAGTTGCCGAAACCCGGCCAGCCCATCAATTTCGACTATCGAATGTCATGGCACAAGGGTGCGCAAAAAGTGCCGCCCTTGTCATGGGTCACGCAGACCAGACGAGGACATGGCTATTTGCGCAAACCGGATGACAGCATTGCCCTGTTCGTCGATTTTGAAGGCCCCATATTCAAGAAGCTGCCCAAGGATGCAAAAATCGACGTGCGGGTCTCAGCCGACAGCAATGGTGAAATCCTGGAATCGCATGTAGTGCAGAATCCTGCTACCGGCGGCTGGCGCGCAGCGTTGCGGATACGGCGCGTGGATGACAAGAAACCGGTTGAATTGCGCGGCTTCCTGCACACCGTCAACACCACTCTGTCGGAAACGTGGAGTTACATCTTGCCGGCGGATTAA
- a CDS encoding Conserved hypothetical protein (Evidence 4 : Homologs of previously reported genes of unknown function), which yields MRVLSMIAAVMRRHVVRPAMLATRLCFMQNPMSRRHHHHVYVIELSPDVLYEPRFRKANPDYIPGQPCVYVGMTGLDPDLRFDKHKAGIQSNQYVQKFGLRLLPELYAVYNPMPYEAACEMEVELGIGLREAGYGVWQA from the coding sequence GTGCGTGTGCTTTCCATGATAGCCGCTGTGATGCGGCGTCATGTTGTGCGGCCTGCTATGCTGGCGACACGTTTGTGTTTTATGCAGAATCCCATGTCGCGTCGCCATCACCACCACGTCTATGTCATCGAGCTGTCGCCCGATGTGCTGTACGAACCGCGTTTCCGGAAAGCCAATCCCGACTACATTCCCGGCCAGCCGTGCGTCTACGTCGGCATGACGGGACTCGACCCGGACCTGCGTTTCGACAAGCACAAGGCTGGTATCCAGAGCAATCAATACGTTCAAAAATTCGGCCTGCGCCTGCTGCCCGAACTGTATGCGGTCTATAACCCGATGCCATATGAGGCTGCGTGCGAGATGGAAGTGGAGCTCGGCATAGGCTTGCGCGAAGCGGGGTATGGCGTGTGGCAGGCGTGA
- a CDS encoding Putative ribonuclease BN (Evidence 3 : Function proposed based on presence of conserved amino acid motif, structural feature or limited homology; Product type pe : putative enzyme), with amino-acid sequence MQENHLQQAWSLTKEAVQAWVDDFAPSMGAALAYYTIFSLAPMLIIVIAIAGFFFGQTTAQGEIILQLRGMVGDTGAAAVEGLLKSVSKPGQGIIAATLGILTLMIGATAVFGELQSALDRIWKVPPEAKGGIWKMLRKRLLSFGMIMGLGFMLLVSLILSAALAALGKWWGDVLGTWNIVLQVLNMAVSFGVVTALFALIYKFMPRATIPWRDVWVGAGVTALLFTLGKFLIGLYLGKTNMASGFGAAGSLVILLAWIYYSAQIFLLGAEFTWVFSQRRLARMTTESSPASQISGAE; translated from the coding sequence ATGCAAGAAAACCATCTACAGCAGGCTTGGTCGCTGACCAAAGAAGCCGTGCAGGCATGGGTCGACGACTTTGCTCCCAGCATGGGCGCCGCGCTGGCCTACTACACGATTTTTTCGCTGGCGCCTATGCTGATCATCGTGATTGCGATTGCCGGTTTCTTCTTTGGACAAACCACGGCACAGGGTGAAATCATCCTGCAATTGCGCGGCATGGTGGGCGACACGGGCGCCGCGGCAGTAGAAGGCTTGCTGAAATCCGTCAGCAAGCCGGGCCAGGGCATCATCGCCGCCACGCTCGGCATCCTGACGCTGATGATAGGGGCGACGGCAGTATTTGGCGAATTGCAAAGCGCGCTGGACCGGATCTGGAAAGTACCGCCGGAAGCCAAGGGCGGCATCTGGAAAATGCTGCGCAAACGCCTGCTGTCCTTCGGCATGATCATGGGGCTGGGCTTCATGCTGCTGGTGTCGCTGATTCTGAGCGCCGCACTGGCCGCGCTCGGCAAATGGTGGGGTGACGTCCTCGGCACCTGGAACATCGTGCTGCAGGTGTTGAATATGGCCGTATCGTTTGGCGTCGTTACCGCCCTGTTCGCACTGATCTACAAATTCATGCCGCGTGCGACCATACCGTGGCGCGATGTCTGGGTCGGCGCGGGGGTGACCGCCCTGCTGTTCACGCTGGGGAAATTCCTGATCGGCCTGTATCTGGGCAAAACCAATATGGCGTCCGGTTTCGGTGCCGCCGGTTCCCTGGTCATACTGTTGGCATGGATTTATTATTCGGCGCAGATTTTCCTGTTGGGCGCTGAATTTACCTGGGTGTTTTCGCAACGACGTCTGGCGCGCATGACGACAGAAAGTTCGCCCGCATCACAAATTTCCGGCGCGGAATAA
- a CDS encoding Conserved hypothetical protein; putative membrane protein (Evidence 4 : Homologs of previously reported genes of unknown function) encodes MSDMQNPPQISRSARIDALRGIAVFGILLVNVWSFIWGFESLRYGVLPATSSIFDVLAVAFTAFFAEQKFYPIFAFLFGAGFVLVTRSLKQQFGRWSDAERLYRRRLKWLLGCGVVHGTAIWFGDILTVYAIAGFFVLAGLTGARLRSVRNALRVWSIIFFALLLGNFLLGLQMVSPSALQEQAINTVAAVEAGRVVYTKGNLLSIGIQRLGDYASVTTQSLFILPHIALLFLLGAMSVRLGWLTQPARHITFWRRVQWTGFALGIPFNLAWATMVVAEAIDPLHPSLYSFLLYAWLPVGGTCLAAAYVATILLAKETAGQWLDNWLAPVGKMALTHYLMQSLLCSILLQGFGFGLGAIWPPAAWLALAFAIMLLQLFSSRWWLARHAQGPVETLWRRYINKGITDADKRD; translated from the coding sequence ATGAGCGACATGCAAAATCCGCCGCAAATTTCACGTTCGGCCCGCATCGATGCGCTGCGCGGCATTGCCGTGTTCGGCATTCTGCTGGTCAACGTATGGTCATTCATCTGGGGCTTCGAAAGTTTGCGCTACGGCGTGCTGCCGGCGACGTCCTCGATCTTCGATGTGCTCGCGGTGGCGTTCACGGCCTTCTTTGCCGAGCAAAAGTTTTATCCTATTTTTGCCTTCCTGTTCGGGGCCGGCTTTGTCCTGGTGACGCGCTCACTGAAACAACAGTTCGGTCGCTGGAGCGATGCCGAACGCTTGTACCGTCGCCGCTTGAAATGGTTGCTGGGGTGTGGCGTCGTGCACGGCACCGCAATCTGGTTCGGCGACATCCTGACCGTCTATGCAATTGCCGGCTTCTTTGTGCTGGCCGGACTGACGGGGGCGCGGCTGCGTAGCGTGCGCAATGCACTGCGCGTCTGGAGCATCATCTTCTTTGCACTGTTGCTGGGAAATTTCCTGCTCGGTCTGCAAATGGTCAGCCCTTCTGCGCTGCAGGAACAGGCGATCAATACCGTCGCCGCAGTAGAAGCCGGACGCGTCGTTTACACCAAAGGCAATCTGCTGAGCATAGGCATACAGCGCCTGGGCGACTATGCATCGGTCACCACGCAATCGCTGTTTATCCTGCCGCATATCGCGCTGCTGTTTCTGCTGGGTGCGATGTCGGTGCGTCTCGGCTGGCTGACGCAGCCGGCCCGGCACATAACATTCTGGCGCAGGGTGCAATGGACAGGGTTTGCACTTGGCATTCCATTCAACCTGGCATGGGCGACGATGGTAGTGGCGGAAGCGATCGATCCTTTGCACCCATCGCTCTATTCATTTTTGCTGTACGCATGGCTGCCGGTGGGCGGCACCTGCCTGGCGGCGGCGTATGTGGCGACAATTTTGCTGGCGAAAGAAACCGCCGGTCAGTGGCTGGATAACTGGCTGGCACCTGTGGGCAAGATGGCGTTGACGCATTACCTGATGCAATCCTTGCTGTGCTCGATCTTGCTCCAGGGTTTTGGTTTCGGGCTCGGCGCAATATGGCCGCCGGCAGCCTGGCTGGCACTTGCGTTCGCAATCATGCTGCTGCAATTATTTTCTAGTCGCTGGTGGCTGGCGCGTCATGCGCAAGGTCCGGTGGAAACACTGTGGCGGCGCTACATCAACAAGGGTATTACTGATGCCGACAAGCGCGACTGA
- the appF gene encoding Oligopeptide transport ATP-binding protein AppF (Evidence 2a : Function of homologous gene experimentally demonstrated in an other organism; PubMedId : 7997159; Product type t : transporter), with protein sequence MTEHTQPLLALQDVSKRFAQPLDTAARIANLFGAKKSAEVVHAVDQVTLTIHAGEVVGLVGESGCGKSTLGRMAVGLHTLSSGSRLWKGVNLEVSSAAERRQQQLGMQMIFQDPYASLNPRMRIQDVIGEAPVAHGMVPASEQTEYVARLLQTVGLDPALARRFPHQFSGGQRARIGIARALAVKPELLVCDEAVAALDVSIQAQVLNLFIKLRDELNLTYLFISHDLGVVRHVSDRVLIMYLGRIVESSPTAELFARPNHPYTVALLASAPRLEVKKIDFYAVKGEIPSPLHPPSGCHFHPRCPHAMPRCSVEQPLLKEIAPAHFSACHLNDSSN encoded by the coding sequence ATGACTGAGCATACGCAGCCGCTGCTGGCTTTGCAGGATGTCAGCAAGCGTTTCGCCCAGCCTCTGGATACGGCGGCCCGCATCGCGAATCTGTTCGGCGCGAAGAAATCCGCCGAAGTCGTGCATGCAGTCGATCAGGTGACGCTGACGATACATGCAGGCGAAGTGGTCGGCCTGGTCGGCGAATCCGGTTGTGGCAAATCGACGCTGGGCCGCATGGCGGTCGGCCTGCATACGCTGTCGTCCGGCAGCCGTTTATGGAAAGGCGTAAACCTCGAGGTCTCCAGCGCGGCAGAAAGACGGCAGCAGCAACTCGGCATGCAAATGATTTTTCAGGATCCGTATGCATCGCTGAATCCGCGCATGCGGATACAGGATGTGATCGGTGAAGCGCCGGTGGCGCACGGCATGGTTCCGGCTTCCGAACAAACCGAATATGTCGCCCGGCTGTTGCAAACGGTAGGACTCGATCCGGCACTGGCACGCCGCTTTCCCCACCAATTTTCTGGCGGCCAGCGTGCGCGTATCGGGATTGCACGCGCGCTGGCCGTCAAGCCGGAACTGCTGGTCTGCGATGAAGCGGTGGCGGCCCTCGATGTATCGATACAGGCGCAGGTGCTGAATCTGTTCATCAAGCTGCGCGATGAACTGAACCTGACCTATCTGTTCATCAGCCATGATCTCGGGGTGGTGCGCCATGTATCGGATCGTGTGCTCATCATGTATCTGGGGCGCATTGTCGAATCGTCGCCGACGGCAGAATTATTTGCGCGACCGAATCATCCGTACACCGTTGCCTTGCTGGCGTCGGCACCCAGGCTGGAAGTGAAGAAGATAGACTTCTATGCGGTCAAGGGAGAGATACCATCGCCGCTGCATCCGCCATCCGGCTGTCATTTTCATCCGCGCTGTCCGCATGCGATGCCGCGTTGCAGTGTCGAGCAACCGTTGCTGAAAGAAATTGCACCTGCTCATTTCTCGGCATGTCATTTGAACGACAGCAGCAACTAA
- the dppD gene encoding Dipeptide transport ATP-binding protein DppD (Evidence 2a : Function of homologous gene experimentally demonstrated in an other organism; PubMedId : 1766370, 9384377; Product type t : transporter), whose amino-acid sequence MQNLQMHFTAREGVVKAVEDVSFSVAPGQIMGLVGESGSGKSMTAYSIMGLIDAPGKIVAGKILLKDQDLRALSPEAMRRIRGNRIAMIFQDPMMTLNPVLRIDTQMMEAVLAHQDVGKATARAMARDALVRVGIASPDERLLAYPHQFSGGMRQRVAIAIALLNKPDLIICDEPTTALDVTIQGQILYEMQKLCRESGTALIWITHDLSVIAGLADAVCVMYAGKIVESGSVQEVLEQPQHPYTHGLIASSPSRNLPGLPLRQIPGMTPSLLNLPSGCAFRTRCERATAVCENTPPLSIDGARTLRCFHPISAATEVTHD is encoded by the coding sequence GTGCAAAACCTGCAGATGCATTTCACTGCGCGCGAAGGCGTGGTGAAAGCAGTCGAAGACGTGTCGTTCTCGGTGGCTCCGGGGCAGATCATGGGGCTGGTCGGCGAATCGGGTTCGGGCAAATCGATGACCGCGTATTCGATCATGGGTTTGATCGATGCGCCGGGAAAAATCGTGGCCGGAAAAATTCTGTTGAAAGATCAGGATCTGCGCGCACTGTCGCCGGAAGCGATGCGCCGCATACGCGGCAATCGCATCGCGATGATCTTCCAGGACCCGATGATGACGCTTAATCCGGTGTTGCGCATCGATACGCAAATGATGGAAGCGGTGCTGGCGCATCAGGATGTCGGCAAGGCGACGGCGCGTGCGATGGCGCGCGATGCACTGGTGCGGGTCGGGATTGCGTCGCCGGATGAAAGACTGCTCGCCTATCCGCATCAGTTTTCCGGTGGTATGCGGCAGCGCGTAGCGATTGCGATTGCCTTGCTGAACAAGCCGGACCTGATCATCTGCGATGAGCCGACGACCGCGCTCGATGTCACGATACAGGGCCAGATCCTGTACGAGATGCAAAAGCTGTGCCGCGAATCCGGCACCGCACTGATTTGGATCACGCACGATCTGTCCGTGATTGCCGGCCTGGCCGATGCGGTCTGTGTGATGTATGCGGGCAAGATCGTCGAAAGCGGCAGCGTGCAAGAGGTGCTGGAACAGCCGCAGCATCCTTATACGCATGGCCTGATCGCATCGTCGCCATCGCGCAATCTGCCGGGACTGCCCTTGCGGCAGATTCCCGGTATGACGCCTTCATTATTGAATCTGCCATCCGGCTGCGCCTTCCGCACGCGCTGCGAGCGGGCGACGGCGGTCTGCGAAAACACGCCGCCTTTATCCATCGATGGCGCACGTACCCTGCGCTGCTTCCATCCCATCAGTGCCGCGACGGAGGTCACGCATGACTGA
- a CDS encoding putative dipeptide transport system permease protein DppC-like (Evidence 3 : Function proposed based on presence of conserved amino acid motif, structural feature or limited homology; Product type pt : putative transporter): MQSPAIETPFRRFARNFFASKIAAGGSVLLLLIVLAAIFAPVIAPQNPYDLTQIDIMDSRLAPGAQNLDGSFTYLLGTDEQGRDMLSAILYGVRISIIVGVASTAIALLIGLTLGLCAGYFGGRTEGFIMRVADIQLSFPPILVALILLALMGPGIDKIVIALIAVQWAYYARTARSAALVERKKEYMEAARGLGLSPLRIVFRHLLPNCLPPLIVIAALQVASAISLEATLSFLGLGLPVTEPSLGLLIANGFDYMMSGKYWISVFPGIALLLTVVSINLVADQLRDVLNPRLQTQ, from the coding sequence ATGCAATCCCCTGCAATAGAAACGCCGTTCCGGCGTTTTGCACGCAACTTCTTCGCCAGCAAAATCGCTGCTGGCGGAAGCGTGCTCTTGCTGCTGATCGTGCTGGCGGCGATCTTTGCACCTGTCATCGCGCCGCAAAATCCCTACGACCTGACGCAGATAGACATCATGGATTCGCGACTCGCGCCCGGCGCGCAGAATCTCGACGGCAGCTTTACCTATCTGCTCGGCACCGATGAGCAGGGGCGCGACATGCTGTCGGCGATACTGTACGGCGTGCGGATTTCGATCATCGTCGGCGTCGCGAGCACCGCGATCGCTTTGCTGATCGGCCTGACGCTGGGTTTGTGCGCCGGTTACTTTGGCGGCCGCACGGAAGGCTTCATCATGCGGGTAGCCGATATCCAGCTGTCCTTCCCGCCGATACTGGTGGCGCTGATCCTGCTGGCGCTGATGGGGCCGGGCATAGACAAGATCGTGATCGCGCTGATCGCCGTGCAATGGGCGTATTACGCACGTACTGCGCGCAGCGCCGCGCTGGTCGAGCGCAAGAAGGAATACATGGAAGCGGCGCGCGGCCTCGGCCTGTCGCCGCTGCGCATCGTGTTCCGCCATCTGTTGCCGAACTGTCTGCCGCCACTGATCGTGATCGCCGCGCTGCAAGTCGCCTCGGCGATTTCGCTGGAAGCCACGCTGTCCTTTCTCGGCCTCGGCTTGCCGGTGACGGAACCCTCGCTGGGCTTGTTGATCGCCAACGGTTTCGATTACATGATGTCCGGCAAATACTGGATCAGCGTATTTCCCGGCATTGCCCTGTTGCTGACGGTGGTCTCTATCAATCTGGTGGCCGATCAATTGCGCGACGTGCTCAATCCACGTCTGCAGACACAATGA